From the Oceanivirga salmonicida genome, the window AATTTGCATTAAATTACTATAATCCATGGATAAAAAATACGGACCAAGTACAAGCGGGAGCATCATTATTCTTAAAAAGAGAAAAATCTACTAAAAAGGATTTAGAAAGAGATGAAAAAATAGATGGTAATATCCTATATTCACCATTTGCAAACTTAATAAGACCTGCAAATGAATATACATTTGGTTTAGATTTTAGTATAGGTAAAAGAGTGTATAAAGATATATATTTAAGTGCAAAACCTAAATTGTATTATAACACAGCTAAAACTAAACATGGTTTAAAAATAGGAGAATCAGTATTATTAGGTACAGGTTTAGTATTTAACTATGATACAAGAGATGACGTTTTCTTACCTAAAAATGGTATAAACGTAGTTGCAACATTTGAGGCTAATGGTATTTTAAAAGATAATCATTTAACACCATTTGGATTAAGTAAAGCATATGAAGACTTGAAAAAAGAGCAAGATAATTCTGGTTTAACACCACATATTAAAGATAAGAAATTAACACCAGAAGGTAAAGTATTAGCTGAAGAGAAAGCTCTTGCTCATAAAAAGGATTTTGAACAAAAAATAGATGGTTATAGAAAGAACTCAGGATTAGGTAAGAAAACAGTATTTAGACCAAGATTCTATGGTTCATTTAATTTAGACGCATTGTTCTATAAATCAATAATTAAAGATAAAAATTCATTCGCATTTAAATATAACCTAGGTCTTGCAACAAATTCAACACCATCTAATTCATTGTTTGTAACAGATAATTATGGTAAAACATTAAGAGGTTATAACGAATCAGCAAGAACTAATTTTATAACTTCAGTTACAGCAGAAAATAGATTCTATATTAATAAATACTTACAAGCAGTTTTCTTTGCAGATGCAGGTATATATGCAGAACAAAAAACTGGTGCAGATAAATTTGATAATAATGGTTATCAAAAATATGAAACAATAGGTGAAGTATTTAAAGGATTTAAATCTCATATTAAATCAGACGTGGGTGCTGGTATAAGAATAAATACTCCTTTGGGATTAATAAGATTAGATTACGGAGTACCATTAATAAATAAAGGTGAACAAAAAGGTGGAAAAATCACATTTGGATTTGGACATACATTTTAGTTAAAGACTAGTCTAACTAGTCTTTATTTATGGAGAAAAAAATGAAATCAAGAATAATAATAGGAACAAGCAAAAATGTAAGATTTGCTATAGCAGATACTAGTTCAATAGTTAAAAATGCTAAGAAATATAGTGATTATAACGAAATGTTTTTAACATCAGAAATAGCATTGTTAAACATTGCATCTATATTATCTATGAATATAAAAAGTGATTCTGGTAAAATAGCATTGGTATTAAAAGCTGATGGTATGTTAGGTAATGCTAAAGCATTAGCAAAATATGATGGTAGAGTTATAGCAAATTGTAATTTAGATCAAAATGATATAATAAAAATAAATAATGTAAAAAATATAGATGAATTTAAGTCTTTATATAAAATAGGTAAAGGAACTATATTAGTAGAAACTAATTTAGGTTTAAAAACGCCATATATTACTGGTTTAGAAATAAATGAAGATGAAACAATAGAAGAAGTATTTGAAAAATATTATAAAAATTCTGAACAATTAAAAACAATAATTAAAACTAGTATTAAATTCAATGATAATAATGAATTTGATAAAAGCGGAGCATTAATTATACAGTTATTACCTAATTCAGATGAAAATATATTTGATAAATATGAAGAAAAAATGAAAATGATATATAATTTAACAGAATTATTAGCACATGATTTTACATTGGAAAAAGTAGCAGATTTAATATTTGAGAATATAGAAGAATATAATATATTAGAAACTAAAAATTTAGAGTTTGCCTGTGAATGTAATAAAGAAAATTTTAAAAATTTAGTATTAAATAATCTAGAAAAAAAAGAAATTAACGAAATATTATCTGAAGAAGGTTATGTAGAAACAGTATGTGGCTTTTGTAATAGAGTATATAGATTTGAGGATTTTAGTTAGGAGATTTTATGGATACAGCAATTTACGATAAATGTAATGGTGTAAATATTATAAAAATAAGTGGTAAGGCTACTATGAAAAATGTAACTAGTATAGAAAAAATACTAGATGAAAGTGATAAAACGCCTATATTAGATTTTACAGAAACTACATATTTAGATAGTACATTTTTAGGTCTTATTGCTAAATACACTATGATATTTAAGAAAAAAAATGATGAGTATTTGAATTTATTAAAGCCTAATAAAGAAATAATAAATATATTAAAGCAAACAGGAATACTTAAATTTTTAATAATACTAGATGAAGAAATTCTAATTGAAGGTAAAAAGATACAAAATTTACCTGCTAATCCAAAGCAAATATTAGAATTACACGAAACTTTAATGAATTTAAATGAAGAAAATAAAAAGACTTTTGCGAGTGTAGTTGAGCAAATGAAGAAAGTTGTAGGGAATAAAGATGATGAATAATTTAAACAAGATAAGATATAGAATAGAATATTTAGATTTAAAATACCCATATTTAAAATTTATACCATTAATAATCATATTATTAAGTTTATTTATAGACAGAAATGACATAATACTTAGTATATTTAGAGTAACAGCATTTTTTATAGCAGTGGTTTTACACGAAATAGCACACGGTATAGTTGCTTATTATTTAGGAGATAATACTGCTAAAAATGCAGGGAGACTTACTTTAAATCCAATAAAACATTTTGATTTAGAAGGTCTATTATTACCTGCAATGTTACTTTTATTTGGTTCGCCAATTATTATCGGAAGTGCAAAACCAGTGCCAGTTAATTACTATAATTTAAAACTAAAAAAATTAGGAATATTTCTTGTTAGCATAGCAGGAGTAGCAACCAATTTTTTATTGGTAATTACCGCACTACTATTGTATAAATTTATATTTATAGTATATGTTAGAATATTTTTAATAGAATTTATTATAATTAATATAGTATTAGGAGTATTTAATTTAGTTCCTATACCACCGTTAGATGGTAGTAGAATATTAAGATTAATAGTACCAAGAGATTTTAAATATGCATTAGATAGAATAGAAGCTAACCCTTTTATATCATTCTTTCTTATTATGTTACTTATATATTCTAATATACTAAGAAGTGTATATACATATGTTTTTGGATTATTGTCATGGATATTGTAGTAGGTAGTACTAAAATAGAATTTATAGAAAAAAAATCAAAATTTATAGGTTATATTAAAGGTGTTAAAACTAAGCAAGAAGCCATAGATTTCATTGAGCATATTAAAGAAAAGCATAAAGATGCAACACATAATGTACCAGTATATAGAATAGTAGAAAATGGTCAAGAATATTTTAAATATGACGATGATGGAGAACCGCAAAATACAGCAGCAAAACCTATGGCTGATATTTTTGAAAGAAAAAAAATATATAACTTTGCGATTGTTGCTACCAGATATTTTGGAGGCATAAAATTAGGTGCAGGTGGACTTATTAGAAACTATGCAAGAGTTGCAAAAGAATTGTTTGAAGTTTGTAAAATAGAAGAATATATAGAAAAATACACCGTTATAATCAATTTTGATTATACCAAACAAAATATAGTTGATAAAATAATAAATGATGAAAACATAGAAATAATAGAAAAAAGTTATTTAGAAAAAATAAATTTTAAATTAAAATTAACAAAAAAACAAATAAAAAAATTTGAAAATATCAAAAATGTTGATATAATAAGATTGTAAGATATTTTTTTGTTAAATGAAAGTAGGAAAAAATATGAGTCAAATAGTTGCAATAGTTGGTAGACCTAATGTTGGAAAATCAACACTATTTAATAAATTAGTAGGAGATAGAGTTTCTATTGTTGATAATGTACCAGGTGTTACCAGAGATAGGCTATACAGAAGTATTGACTGGTTAGGTAAAGATTTTGTGTTGGTAGATACAGGTGGATTAGAGCCTAGGAATAATGACTTTTTAATGAGTAAAATTAAAGAACAAGCACAAGTTGCTATTGATGAAGCCAATGTTATTATATTTTTAGTAGATGGTAAAGTAGGAATTACAGGATTAGATGAAGAAATAGCAGAAATACTTAGAAAACAAGATAAAAAAGTAGTAGTAGCAGTAAATAAAATAGATAACTACATTAAAGATAAAGATAATGTTTTGGAATTTTATGCACTTGGTTTTGAAACAATAGTAGGAATATCTGCAGAGCATAAAACTAACTTAGGAGATTTATTAGACGAAGTAGTCGAAAAATTTGAAAATGATAAATACGATAATGTAGATGAAGGTCTAAAGATTGCTGTACTAGGTAGACCAAATGCTGGAAAATCTTCTTTAATAAATAAGATATTAAATAAAGAAAGAAATATAGTAAGTGATATTGCAGGAACTACAAGAGATTCAATAGATACTAATTTTAGATATAAAGAAACAGCTTATACTTTAATAGATACAGCAGGAATAAGAAGAAAATCAAAAATAGAAGATAGTATAGAATATTATAGTGTTCTTCGTGCAGTTAAGGCTATAGATAGAGCAGATGTCTGTGTACTTATGTTGGACTCATTAGAACTTATTACTGAGCAAGATAAAAGAGTAGCAGGACTTATACATGAAGCTAGAAAACCAATAATTATTGCAATAAATAAATGGGATTTAGTTGAAAAAGATAATAATTCAGTAAAAGAATATGTTGAAAAAGTAAAATCAGAAGTACCATTTTTAAATTATGCACCAATAGTTACTATATCTGCCTTAACAGGTAAAAGAATTTTTGATATAATAGATATGGTTAAAGAAATTAATGAAGAATATAATAAGAAAATAACAACGGGAATACTTAACCAAGTATTAGCAGATATGATGGCACAAAATCCTGTTCCTACAAGAAAAGGTCGTGCTGTTAAGATAAATTATGCAACACAGGTTGGAGTACAACCACCTAGATTTGTATTTTTCTCAAATAATCCTGAATTAGTTCACTTTTCTTATCAAAGATATATTGAAAATAAGTTAAGAGAATATTTTGGGTTTGTAGGTTGTCCTATTGATTTAATATTTAATAAAAAGAATGAAAGTAATAAATAATGAAGTTATTAATACAAAGAGTTAGTTTTGCTAACATTACAATAAATAGTGATATTGAGAAGAAAATGGAATATGGCTTATTAGTATATTTAGGTATAAAAAAAGATGATGATTATACTAATATAGATAAGGCAATTAATAAACTACTTAAATTAAGATTTTTTGAAAATGAAGAAGGAAAATTAAAGAAAAATATAAAAGATATTAATGGAAGTATTATGGTAGTGTCTAGTTTTTCTTTATATGCCAAAGCGGATAAAGGAACTACGCTTAGTTTTGATGATAGTGCAAACCATGAATTGGCACAAAAAATTTATGATAAATTTGTAGAAAATTTAAAAATAGAGTATGATAAGGTAGTAACAGGTAAATTTAAAAGTGACATGGATATTATTTCTAATGCAACAGGTCCTGTTAATGTAATATTAGAATTTTAAAAGGAGGTTATATGATAAGAAGTAGACTGAATAAATTTGCATATATTTTATTGTTATTAAACTTCACATTGGTAAGAGCAGATATTAGTCAAAATGAAGTTGATATAAAAATAGATGCAGCAAGTGCAGATTTAGAAAATTTAGAAAATGTAGAATTGGAAAATTATGATAGTGAATATGTACATGATGAAGAATATATACAAGTAAAATCAGAAGAATTAAGACAAAGTTTAGATAATGATTATGAACAAATTGATAATATTATATTATTTGATAAATTAAGTTCATCTTTTGAAGAATGGAAAGGTGTCAAATATAAGTGGGGTGGAGATTCACACAATGGAATTGATTGTTCTGCTTTAACAAGAAGAGTTTATAGAAAAGTATTTGAATATGAACTACCAAGAGTAAGTATTGATCAAGTAAAAAATGGCAAAAGAATAACAAATAAAAATGAATTAAAACCAGGAGATATACTATTTTTCAGACCAAGAAATAGAGTAAATCATGTTGCTATATATCTAGGTAATTCATTATTTATAAATGCTTCATCTTCAAAGGGAGTTATATTATCAAGTTTAAATAATTCATATTGGAAAAAATACTATAAATATGGAGTAAGAGTAGATGCTGCAAGATAAAAATAGAAAATTAGTCGATGCACATTGTCATTTAAATGATAGTAAATATGATACAGATATACATGATATAATAGAAAATATAAATGAAAATATGGAATTTGTAGTTTGTTCGGGTTGGGATTATGATAGTTCATTAGAAGCAATAAAGTTTGCTAATGAGAATGCAAAAATTTATGCTTCTATTGGTTTTCACCCAACCGATATATCTACTATGACAGATGAAAAATTAAGCCATTTAGAGAAATTGGCTAGAACTAATCCTAAGATAGTAGGTATAGGTGAAATAGGTCTTGATTATCATTGGATGACTGACCCAAAAGACATTCAGATTGCTGGCTTTATAAGACAAATAGAAATGGTAAGAAAATTAAATAAGGCAATAGTCATACACACAAGAGATGCAATAGAAGATACTATAAATATATTGAAAAAATATAATGACGTTGGTGGAATATTACATTGTTAT encodes:
- the der gene encoding ribosome biogenesis GTPase Der, with amino-acid sequence MSQIVAIVGRPNVGKSTLFNKLVGDRVSIVDNVPGVTRDRLYRSIDWLGKDFVLVDTGGLEPRNNDFLMSKIKEQAQVAIDEANVIIFLVDGKVGITGLDEEIAEILRKQDKKVVVAVNKIDNYIKDKDNVLEFYALGFETIVGISAEHKTNLGDLLDEVVEKFENDKYDNVDEGLKIAVLGRPNAGKSSLINKILNKERNIVSDIAGTTRDSIDTNFRYKETAYTLIDTAGIRRKSKIEDSIEYYSVLRAVKAIDRADVCVLMLDSLELITEQDKRVAGLIHEARKPIIIAINKWDLVEKDNNSVKEYVEKVKSEVPFLNYAPIVTISALTGKRIFDIIDMVKEINEEYNKKITTGILNQVLADMMAQNPVPTRKGRAVKINYATQVGVQPPRFVFFSNNPELVHFSYQRYIENKLREYFGFVGCPIDLIFNKKNESNK
- a CDS encoding C40 family peptidase; the protein is MIRSRLNKFAYILLLLNFTLVRADISQNEVDIKIDAASADLENLENVELENYDSEYVHDEEYIQVKSEELRQSLDNDYEQIDNIILFDKLSSSFEEWKGVKYKWGGDSHNGIDCSALTRRVYRKVFEYELPRVSIDQVKNGKRITNKNELKPGDILFFRPRNRVNHVAIYLGNSLFINASSSKGVILSSLNNSYWKKYYKYGVRVDAAR
- the dtd gene encoding D-aminoacyl-tRNA deacylase, which gives rise to MKLLIQRVSFANITINSDIEKKMEYGLLVYLGIKKDDDYTNIDKAINKLLKLRFFENEEGKLKKNIKDINGSIMVVSSFSLYAKADKGTTLSFDDSANHELAQKIYDKFVENLKIEYDKVVTGKFKSDMDIISNATGPVNVILEF
- a CDS encoding site-2 protease family protein, translated to MMNNLNKIRYRIEYLDLKYPYLKFIPLIIILLSLFIDRNDIILSIFRVTAFFIAVVLHEIAHGIVAYYLGDNTAKNAGRLTLNPIKHFDLEGLLLPAMLLLFGSPIIIGSAKPVPVNYYNLKLKKLGIFLVSIAGVATNFLLVITALLLYKFIFIVYVRIFLIEFIIINIVLGVFNLVPIPPLDGSRILRLIVPRDFKYALDRIEANPFISFFLIMLLIYSNILRSVYTYVFGLLSWIL
- a CDS encoding BamA/TamA family outer membrane protein, whose translation is MRKNLQKVMLLVSLFITANVMAENTDILTQNANTNQRVNVYVNNISVAGNRNVDLSEIIKQSNIKRGDLFDPEKIKELMNKIIETGYFQTITPDVKTNLENKSVDIVLNVKENPVLNSVTLKGVTVFDVEELKKSLGLEKGRLFNYYFVDPQRSPILEAYFKAGVIAPFIASSNLDENNNLVIEISEGTLTKINYLKSTVREDNVRFLESDFKLKTQPFVFERNENIKLGNILTLDGVTQLKNNLARTGLFDVIDPRLEIDPTNTKNRILNIVVDERRTASINAQLSYSKQSGLVGEVGISDKNFLGTQQDVGLSASFSTGGSYQFALNYYNPWIKNTDQVQAGASLFLKREKSTKKDLERDEKIDGNILYSPFANLIRPANEYTFGLDFSIGKRVYKDIYLSAKPKLYYNTAKTKHGLKIGESVLLGTGLVFNYDTRDDVFLPKNGINVVATFEANGILKDNHLTPFGLSKAYEDLKKEQDNSGLTPHIKDKKLTPEGKVLAEEKALAHKKDFEQKIDGYRKNSGLGKKTVFRPRFYGSFNLDALFYKSIIKDKNSFAFKYNLGLATNSTPSNSLFVTDNYGKTLRGYNESARTNFITSVTAENRFYINKYLQAVFFADAGIYAEQKTGADKFDNNGYQKYETIGEVFKGFKSHIKSDVGAGIRINTPLGLIRLDYGVPLINKGEQKGGKITFGFGHTF
- a CDS encoding STAS domain-containing protein, with amino-acid sequence MDTAIYDKCNGVNIIKISGKATMKNVTSIEKILDESDKTPILDFTETTYLDSTFLGLIAKYTMIFKKKNDEYLNLLKPNKEIINILKQTGILKFLIILDEEILIEGKKIQNLPANPKQILELHETLMNLNEENKKTFASVVEQMKKVVGNKDDE
- a CDS encoding TatD family hydrolase — translated: MLQDKNRKLVDAHCHLNDSKYDTDIHDIIENINENMEFVVCSGWDYDSSLEAIKFANENAKIYASIGFHPTDISTMTDEKLSHLEKLARTNPKIVGIGEIGLDYHWMTDPKDIQIAGFIRQIEMVRKLNKAIVIHTRDAIEDTINILKKYNDVGGILHCYPGTYEQVKDILDRYYVSVGGVLTFKNNRKTSEMVSKIPLDRIVLETDSPYLTPEPYRGKRNNPIFTEYVAKKIADIKGISYEEVVETTTINAYKGYKLWK
- a CDS encoding Hsp33 family molecular chaperone HslO; amino-acid sequence: MKSRIIIGTSKNVRFAIADTSSIVKNAKKYSDYNEMFLTSEIALLNIASILSMNIKSDSGKIALVLKADGMLGNAKALAKYDGRVIANCNLDQNDIIKINNVKNIDEFKSLYKIGKGTILVETNLGLKTPYITGLEINEDETIEEVFEKYYKNSEQLKTIIKTSIKFNDNNEFDKSGALIIQLLPNSDENIFDKYEEKMKMIYNLTELLAHDFTLEKVADLIFENIEEYNILETKNLEFACECNKENFKNLVLNNLEKKEINEILSEEGYVETVCGFCNRVYRFEDFS
- a CDS encoding IMPACT family protein, producing MDIVVGSTKIEFIEKKSKFIGYIKGVKTKQEAIDFIEHIKEKHKDATHNVPVYRIVENGQEYFKYDDDGEPQNTAAKPMADIFERKKIYNFAIVATRYFGGIKLGAGGLIRNYARVAKELFEVCKIEEYIEKYTVIINFDYTKQNIVDKIINDENIEIIEKSYLEKINFKLKLTKKQIKKFENIKNVDIIRL